A genomic window from Daphnia carinata strain CSIRO-1 chromosome 9, CSIRO_AGI_Dcar_HiC_V3, whole genome shotgun sequence includes:
- the LOC130697796 gene encoding LOW QUALITY PROTEIN: GTPase-activating Rap/Ran-GAP domain-like protein 3 (The sequence of the model RefSeq protein was modified relative to this genomic sequence to represent the inferred CDS: deleted 2 bases in 1 codon): MSSFSSCSSPLLLFKSKSFRRPRNTSGSPTRTLGSPDGAAASRGPGPSSLSSSSSECDPPHRLRRVFTTHACRRRPAEVKSLGPIAGHASPIQFRRMTSLMKKPLGIAHSVPLGVPLNFNSSSSSDLVSRRGAFSRRHYGSVELLPQTETESGDSMKCRRFRLENGEGVGDRDEVYNSPTTPVLENPEYQTRWYFKYFLGKLHQIYVGTDHEKQPFFLSVVLTDSNNQGAPQYKAILWKKTGAQKIYLPHTPGRPLNVKQILSNFQNMDRLEKSPKEVVSPELQKSLLLLEEQEGSVNFKFGVLYAKAGQASDDEMFSNERGSKEFERFLAILGNKIRLKGWDKYRGGLDVKGDMTGAYSVHTIYEGHEIMFHVSTLLPYSKDNKQQLERKRHIGNDIVNIVFLDGTPEEMAAFSPNCIKSQFTHIFALVTYLPGEDAYRFHIYSEESVPLFGPSLPSPPIFPKVPDFREFLLVKLINGEKAAFNTPIFSQKRERTLDMLIRDMYAEVMTEHRGSLQRRALSEVLPEGGRSSRRREEARQVEFVRVGQALKLDTIVKGDAPTSLANTGLFRRSPWEPQCFYPDFHYEIICGDSWSDHRLILATESGVFVVEEGGTCRMIFDKSVQIKQLTVVEAHGILLVRTDRGRDSRMHVFRLSSFESDACGSEPAAFSRQHLKEQRLERTKGTHLYAVSRLGGSHLRMAVAVGKKILLLQWRHSAAWTAWCPTSDTDTVEGFQYLREFQVSESPLVLTLIDSGNCYSAGGQGENQICVGYRHQFDMINERTSETRRFYNVEGKWAHLVAAIDVYEDEEPELLLCFNNTCHFQKLDEINASSEHDFHWNSVPESIVCAFPYILAFTADSIEVRLVINGNLIQAMVMPRLSLITSKSDVFFATTAPEFFSLRGTRMDRMDHKDSSPPTSPHSSPDGKPFRLYRIQLNNLGGGSANNCTATPVSTTPIPARNMSRRYLMDDVTASPPPAGRGGVSRMARLNSRKDLRIRLEQQGGSGGAGSNPGSPGASSNSSRGAGSGTGFSRSCTASPTTGSTSPNAPSSPRSSCSGSPKTRPPQGNAGLGSRKLSLMAEELEGMRHVYLSPPPSPKLFFNINPQNTWEAFK, encoded by the exons atgtcgtctttttcttcgtgctcTTCGCCGTTGTTGCTTTTTAAGAGCAAATCTTTCCGTCGACCTCGTAACACATCGGGCTCGCCAACGAGAACGTTGGGTTCTCCGGACGGTGCGGCCGCCAGCAGAGGCCCGGGACCTtcgtcgttgtcgtcgtcgtcgtcggaaTGCGATCCGCCGCACAGGTTGCGACGCGTCTTTACCACTCACGCGTGCCGCAGGCGTCCGGCCGAGGTGAAATCGTTGGGCCCCATTGCCGGCCACGCGTCGCCCATCCAATTTCGGCGGATGACTTCGCTGATGAAGAAACCGCTGGGCATTGCTCACTCGGTACCTCTCGGCGTACCGTTGAACTTCAACAG TTCGTCGTCGTCGGACCTGGTCTCTCGGCGAGGAGCATTCAGCCGGCGCCATTACGGATCGGTGGAACTG CTGCCACAAACCGAAACGGAAAGCGGGGATTCGATGAAGTGCCGTCGATTTCGACTGGAGAACGGTGAAGGAGTCGGAGACAGAGATGAA GTCTACAACTCACCGACGACGCCCGTCCTGGAGAACCCGGAGTACCAGACGCGCTGGTATTTCAAATATTTCCTTGGCAAAC TGCACCAGATTTACGTCGGCACGGACCACGAGAAACAGCCGTTCTTCCTCTCCGTCGTCCTCACCGATTCCAACAATCAGGGAGCACCGCAATACAAGGCCATCCTCTGGAAGAAAACG GGAGCTCAGAAAATCTATCTGCCGCACACGCCCGGTCGGCCATTGAACGTCAAACAGATATTGAG CAATTTCCAGAACATGGACCGTCTAGAAAAGAGCCCCAAAGAGGTTGTTTCTCCTGAACTACAAAAG AGCTTATTGCTGTTGGAAGAACAAGAAGGTTCGGTCAATTTCAAATTCGGTGTCCTTTACGCCAAAGCTGGACAAGCCTCCGACGATGAAATGTTTAGCAATG agcgcGGCAGCAAAGAGTTCGAACGTTTCCTGGCCATCCTGGGCAACAAGATCCGTCTCAAAGGCTGGGACAAGTACCGCGGCGGCCTCGATGTCAAAG GGGACATGACGGGGGCCTATTCGGTGCACACCATCTACGAAGGGCACGAGATCATGTTCCACGTCTCAACGCTGCTGCCCTACTCCAAAGATAACAAGCAACAA tTGGAGAGGAAAAGGCACATCGGCAACGACATCGTCAACATCGTCTTCCTCGACGGCACGCCCGAAGAGATGGCCGCCTTCTCTCCCAACTGCATCAAATCTCAATttacac ATATCTTTGCATTGGTGACGTATTTGCCGGGCGAGGACGCCTACCGGTTCCACATTTATTCGGAAGAGTCGGTGCCCCTTTTCGGTCCATCGTTGCCATCGCCGCCCATCTTCCCCAAAGTGCCCGATTTCCGTGAATTTCTACTCGTCAAAC TCATTAATGGCGAAAAGGCCGCGTTCAACACGCCCATCTTTTCGCAGAAACGCGAACGCACGCTGGACATGCTCATCAGGGACATGTACGCAGAGGTTATGACAGAACATCGTGGG AGCCTACAAAGAAGAGCGCTGAGCGAAGTGCTGCCGGAAGGTGGTCGGAGTTCGCGACGGCGAGAAGAGGCCCGTCAGGTGGAGTTTGTCCGAGTCGGCCAAGCCCTGAAACTGGACACGATCGTTAAAGGGGACGCGCCCACCAGTCTGGCCAATACCGGACTCTTCCGACGTTCG CCTTGGGAGCCGCAGTGCTTCTATCCGGATTTCCACTACGAGATCATCTGCGGCGACTCGTGGTCCGATCACCGTCTCATCTTGGCCACCGAATCGGGCGTCTTTGTCGTCGAAG AGGGAGGTACCTGTCGCATGATATTCGACAAGTCGGTTCAGATCAAACAGCTGACTGTCGTCGAAGCTCACGGCATCCTGTTGGTGCGCACCGATCGCGGAAGAGACAGCCGCATGCACGTTTTCCGCTTGTCCAGCTTCGAATCGGACGCCTGCGGATCAGAACCGGCCGCTTTCAGCCGCCAGCATTTGAAAGAGCAGCGTCTGGAACGAACAAAAG GCACCCACCTGTACGCTGTTTCCAGACTGGGCGGATCTCATCTTCGGATG GCGGTAGCTGTCGGtaaaaaaatccttttactTCAATGGCGCCATTCGGCAGCCTGGACGGCCTGGTGTCCGACCAGCGATACAGACACAGTCGAAGGCTTTCAATATTTAAGG GAGTTCCAGGTGAGCGAGTCGCCGTTGGTGCTGACGCTCATCGATTCCGGCAATTGCTACTCGGCCGGCGGCCAAggtgaaaatcaaatttgcgtCGGCTACCGGCACCAATTCGACATGATTAACGAGCGGACCAGCGAAACGAGACGATTCTACAATGTCGAAGGCAAATGGGCCCATCTGGTGGCCGCCATCGACGTCTACGAGGACGAAGAACCCGAATTGCTCCTCTGTTTCAACA ATACGtgccattttcaaaaattggaCGAAATCAATGCGTCCAGTGAACACGATTTTCATTGGAATTCTGTGCCCGAAAGTATAG TGTGCGCGTTCCCGTACATTTTGGCTTTTACGGCCGATTCGATCGAAGTCCGACTGGTCATCAACGGGAATTTGATCCAGGCGATGGTGATGCCCAGGTTGTCGCTCATCACCTCCAAGAGCGACGTCTTCTTCGCCACGACGGCGCCAGAGTTCTTCAGCCTGCGAGGTACACGCATGGATCGCATGGATCACAAGGACTCGTCTCCGCCCACGTCGCCTCACT CTTCACCTGATGGCAAACCCTTCCGGCTGTATCGGATCCAATTGAACAATCTCGGTGGCGGATCGGCGAATAATTGCACAGCGACGCCCGTCTCCACCACGCCCATTCCAGCCAGAAATATGAGCCGAAGGTATCTAAT ggatgacgTTACGGCGTCACCGCCTCCGGCCGGTCGGGGCGGTGTGTCTCGAATGGCGCGATTGAACAGCCGAAAAGATTTGCGCATCCGGCTGGAACAGCAAGGTGGAAGCGGAGGAGCCGGAAGTAATCCAGGAAGTCCCGGGGCGAGTTCCAACAGCTCGCGAGGTGCCGGAAGTGGGACGGGATTTAGCCGGAGCTGCACGGCGTCGCCAACGACGGGGTCGACGTCACCCAACGCGCCGTCGTCGCCGCGCTCGTCGTGTTCCGGCTCGCCGAAAACGCGACCGCCGCAAGGCAACGCG GGACTCGGGAGCCGGAAACTGAGCCTGATGGCCGAGGAGCTGGAAGGTATGCGTCACGTCTATCTGAGCCCACCGCCCAGCCCAAAACTCTTCTTCAACATCAATCCGCAGAATACGTGGGAGGCTTTcaaatag